From the genome of Gemmatimonas phototrophica, one region includes:
- a CDS encoding exo-beta-N-acetylmuramidase NamZ family protein produces the protein MKTVRTWIVLGLAMAAMGCAGGGPPDSGPTPDDGMEPLPGMRPRNFDRKVRPGITVLLDDSIKLVAGKRVALVTNQTGVDEKGRRTVDLLFSDPRAQRAGVKLVKLFAPEHGATGTADRPGLSDERDEKTGLTVHSLYQRRTMAPADSLLQDVDVIVVDLQDIGTRTWTYVGVVLYSMQAGERRGIPVLVLDRPNPLSGAATEGAILDSALANPSYPTATGTMNGFAVYASPLRHGLTMGELARLFQANLKMGTRLTVIPMRNWRRQMWFDETDLPWVRPSPNMPNLTTALLYPALVPFEASNVSVGRGTEQPFQRFGAPWLKADSVARLLEDLSLTGVRFRAERFTPDKPGDNKFAGRSIPGVRLEVIDRERVQPARLGAAILWALHRVHADSLKLTLPGFDLRMGSAKVREALVGGADPDAVLDRLLPAVVAFEKDARRFHLYR, from the coding sequence ATGAAAACGGTGCGAACCTGGATCGTGTTGGGATTGGCCATGGCCGCCATGGGATGCGCTGGCGGCGGCCCACCGGACAGCGGTCCCACCCCGGACGATGGGATGGAGCCGCTCCCCGGTATGCGCCCTCGGAACTTCGATCGCAAGGTGCGCCCCGGAATCACGGTCCTGTTGGACGATAGCATCAAGCTGGTGGCAGGCAAGCGTGTCGCGCTGGTGACCAATCAGACCGGTGTCGATGAAAAGGGACGCCGCACGGTCGATCTCTTGTTCAGCGATCCGCGCGCCCAGCGCGCAGGAGTCAAACTGGTCAAGCTGTTTGCACCGGAGCACGGGGCCACTGGCACGGCCGATCGTCCCGGGCTTTCGGATGAACGGGATGAAAAAACCGGGCTCACGGTGCACTCGTTGTACCAGCGGCGAACTATGGCACCGGCTGACAGTCTGTTGCAGGACGTGGATGTGATTGTGGTGGACCTCCAGGACATCGGGACCAGAACCTGGACGTACGTTGGCGTTGTGCTGTACAGCATGCAGGCGGGCGAGCGTCGGGGGATCCCCGTGCTGGTCCTGGATCGCCCGAATCCCCTCTCGGGCGCGGCCACCGAAGGCGCGATACTGGATTCGGCGCTGGCCAATCCCAGCTACCCGACGGCAACGGGCACCATGAACGGGTTTGCCGTGTACGCGTCGCCACTGCGGCATGGGCTCACCATGGGCGAACTTGCCCGCCTCTTTCAGGCCAACCTGAAGATGGGGACCAGGCTCACGGTCATCCCCATGCGCAACTGGCGTCGGCAGATGTGGTTCGACGAGACCGACCTGCCATGGGTCCGCCCCTCGCCCAACATGCCCAACCTCACCACGGCGCTGCTGTATCCCGCGCTGGTGCCGTTCGAAGCCAGCAATGTGTCCGTTGGGCGGGGAACCGAGCAGCCGTTTCAGCGCTTCGGGGCGCCGTGGCTCAAAGCCGACTCCGTGGCCCGGCTGCTGGAGGATCTGTCCCTGACCGGTGTGAGGTTCCGCGCCGAGCGGTTCACTCCGGATAAGCCGGGTGACAATAAATTCGCTGGCCGTTCCATTCCTGGGGTGCGGCTCGAAGTCATCGATCGGGAGCGCGTCCAGCCGGCGCGCCTCGGCGCGGCCATCCTGTGGGCGCTTCATCGCGTTCATGCCGATTCCCTCAAGCTCACTCTCCCGGGGTTCGATCTGCGCATGGGGTCGGCCAAGGTCCGAGAGGCGCTCGTGGGTGGCGCCGACCCCGATGCGGTGCTCGATCGCCTGCTGCCGGCCGTCGTTGCCTTCGAGAAGGACGCAAGACGCTTCCATCTCTACCGTTGA
- a CDS encoding serine hydrolase domain-containing protein, which produces MTAPNPHTRSDIHAVPTGKLHPHLRLRAVSRLLLATVLLGACTQSTARPLTPLSLVSAEVHRTVLDSVRRVVDQAVHEGAFPGAYAVIGTREGILAEYGAGRLDSADASRPTARTIWDLASLTKVVGTTSALLQLVGSGRVVLDTPVVRYLPEWTVPGAQRVTVRHLLSHSAGLPAWRALYKETDTPSEAWRQVLATPLDTVPGTRFLYSDLGFMLLGRLVERVSGTALADFDVQRVFLPAGMMETRYLPPTSWRSRIAPTEQDPWRQRKVRGEVHDENAARVGGVSGHAGLFSTAHDLARFARLYLNEGTLDGTTVFDAATVRSFIQVQDTAISRRALGWETPTGRNSAGQRMTPMAFGHTGFTGTSLWMDPGQNLFVLLLTNRVNPTRQNTRIGTVRTALADAVVGALPRVSPGTP; this is translated from the coding sequence ATGACCGCCCCCAATCCCCATACCCGGTCGGATATTCACGCGGTCCCCACGGGGAAGCTACACCCGCACCTGCGGCTCCGTGCGGTCTCCCGCCTGCTATTGGCGACGGTCTTGCTTGGCGCCTGCACACAGTCCACCGCACGCCCCTTGACCCCGCTGTCCCTGGTTTCGGCGGAGGTGCACCGGACTGTGCTGGACAGCGTCCGCCGGGTTGTGGATCAGGCCGTCCATGAGGGAGCATTTCCCGGCGCGTATGCTGTAATCGGCACGCGCGAGGGCATCCTGGCCGAATACGGGGCTGGCCGGCTCGACAGCGCCGACGCCAGCCGGCCCACGGCCCGGACCATCTGGGATCTGGCGTCACTGACCAAGGTGGTAGGGACGACCAGCGCGCTCCTGCAACTTGTGGGCAGCGGCCGCGTGGTGCTCGACACCCCCGTGGTTCGCTATCTCCCCGAGTGGACCGTCCCGGGCGCTCAACGAGTGACGGTACGTCACCTGCTGTCGCACAGCGCCGGACTGCCCGCCTGGCGAGCGCTGTACAAGGAGACGGACACGCCGTCCGAGGCGTGGCGGCAGGTTCTGGCCACGCCGCTCGACACGGTACCGGGAACGCGCTTTCTCTACAGCGATCTCGGATTCATGCTGCTTGGCCGTCTCGTGGAGAGGGTCTCAGGCACGGCACTGGCAGACTTTGACGTCCAGCGCGTTTTTCTGCCAGCGGGCATGATGGAAACGAGATATCTGCCGCCAACCAGCTGGCGGAGCCGCATTGCCCCCACCGAACAAGACCCCTGGCGCCAGCGCAAAGTGCGCGGGGAGGTGCACGACGAGAATGCGGCCCGGGTTGGCGGTGTCTCTGGTCATGCCGGTCTGTTTTCCACGGCCCACGACCTGGCTCGTTTCGCCCGTCTGTATCTCAACGAGGGAACGCTGGACGGCACGACGGTCTTTGATGCCGCCACCGTCCGTTCGTTCATACAGGTGCAGGACACCGCCATTTCTCGGCGCGCACTGGGGTGGGAAACCCCGACCGGGCGCAACTCGGCTGGGCAACGAATGACGCCCATGGCCTTCGGCCACACCGGGTTTACCGGGACGTCGCTCTGGATGGATCCGGGGCAAAACCTGTTCGTGTTGTTGTTGACCAACCGGGTCAATCCCACCCGGCAGAATACCCGGATTGGCACGGTGCGAACCGCGCTCGCGGATGCGGTGGTCGGGGCACTGCCGCGCGTGTCTCCCGGGACGCCATGA
- a CDS encoding HesB/IscA family protein, with translation MSTMQQPDVMVILTPVAAGEVRKFMEAEGVTAEQGGLRVSVMPGGCSGFKYGLVIEDKSADDDLTIELEGIKVFVDPFSAQYLSGTTIDYVTSMQGSGFTFKNPNSTGGCGCGSSFSA, from the coding sequence ATGAGCACGATGCAGCAGCCGGACGTCATGGTGATTCTCACGCCTGTCGCCGCCGGCGAAGTGCGCAAGTTCATGGAAGCCGAAGGCGTCACCGCCGAGCAGGGTGGTTTGCGCGTGTCGGTCATGCCCGGTGGATGCAGCGGCTTCAAGTACGGGCTCGTGATCGAGGACAAGTCGGCGGACGACGATTTGACGATCGAGCTCGAGGGGATCAAAGTGTTCGTCGATCCATTCTCAGCGCAGTACCTCAGCGGCACCACGATCGACTACGTTACGTCGATGCAGGGCTCGGGATTCACGTTCAAGAATCCGAACAGCACGGGTGGCTGCGGCTGCGGCAGCTCGTTCTCGGCCTGA
- the nagB gene encoding glucosamine-6-phosphate deaminase: MSQASGSPAASDAVQARALDMSAGPVRVGGSPFVHAGVTGTARERIPTVIIDEHGAMARVVAQRIATLMRERSAAGQTLVLGLATGSTPIGVYRELIRLHREEGLSFRHVVSFNLDEYYPMRADSIHSYHRFMWENLFSHVDIDAANVNIPDGSLARADVDAACAAYEAKIVAAGGIDFQLLGIGKTGHIGFNEPGSGEHSRTRLVHLDSITRRDAAADFFGEENVPREALTMGIATIMAAREVAILATGEHKSGIVRRSVEGEIDRAVAATFLQRHPNTTFYVDDAAAVDLTRVATPWLLDEVVWDEPLAVRAVTWLAAKQKKAMLKLTQADYAENNLTSLVARHGSPGAVNGLVFNVLGAKIRGKSKLPRGLKTICFSPHPDDDVISMGGILRKFVENENDMTVAYMTSGNIAVFDHDVRRYMDFLLRLDSERIGDGTAVRQLADTVHAFLQRKQAGDVDIPEVQDMKRIIRESEAVSGIEVMGLGKEHARFLNLPFYQTGKVRKDPIGPADVAIVAELLRELQPDLIFVAGDLSDPHGTHRMCKEAIDRAVAEVYTGAHAAKRPEIWLYRGAWQEWPITEATVLVPLSQEELTLKIQAIFKHQSQKDSAPFPGQDEREFWQRVEQRNKTTAKQLDQLGLAEYFAMEAYVIA; this comes from the coding sequence ATGTCACAGGCTTCCGGATCCCCGGCGGCCTCTGACGCTGTTCAGGCCCGCGCGCTCGACATGAGCGCCGGGCCTGTGCGCGTTGGAGGATCGCCCTTTGTGCATGCAGGCGTCACCGGGACTGCGCGCGAGCGCATCCCGACCGTCATTATCGATGAACATGGCGCAATGGCGCGGGTGGTTGCCCAGCGCATTGCGACGCTCATGCGGGAGCGGAGCGCGGCGGGCCAGACGCTGGTCCTTGGCCTCGCGACCGGCAGCACCCCGATTGGGGTGTATCGGGAGCTGATTCGCCTGCACCGCGAAGAGGGGCTGAGCTTCAGGCATGTGGTCTCGTTCAATCTCGACGAGTACTACCCCATGCGAGCGGACAGCATCCATTCCTATCATCGGTTCATGTGGGAGAACCTGTTCTCGCACGTGGACATTGATGCCGCGAATGTGAACATCCCCGATGGCTCGTTGGCCCGGGCCGATGTGGATGCTGCGTGCGCCGCCTACGAAGCGAAGATTGTGGCGGCCGGCGGCATCGACTTTCAATTGTTGGGCATTGGCAAGACCGGCCATATCGGATTCAACGAACCGGGTTCCGGTGAGCACAGTCGCACCCGGCTGGTCCACCTGGATTCGATTACGCGTCGCGATGCCGCCGCGGACTTCTTTGGTGAAGAGAATGTACCGCGCGAAGCCCTTACGATGGGTATCGCCACCATCATGGCGGCGCGTGAAGTGGCCATTCTTGCCACCGGTGAACACAAGTCGGGGATCGTCCGGCGCTCGGTGGAAGGCGAGATTGACCGGGCGGTAGCCGCCACGTTTCTCCAGCGCCATCCCAACACCACGTTTTATGTGGATGACGCGGCCGCGGTGGATCTCACGCGGGTTGCGACTCCATGGCTGTTGGACGAAGTGGTGTGGGATGAGCCACTGGCGGTGCGTGCGGTGACCTGGCTGGCGGCAAAACAGAAAAAGGCCATGCTCAAGCTCACGCAAGCGGATTATGCCGAGAACAATCTCACCAGTCTGGTGGCGCGCCATGGTTCACCAGGGGCCGTGAATGGTTTGGTCTTCAACGTGCTGGGCGCCAAAATCCGTGGAAAGAGCAAACTGCCCCGCGGCCTGAAGACCATCTGTTTCTCACCCCACCCCGATGATGACGTGATCTCGATGGGCGGTATTCTCCGGAAGTTCGTGGAGAATGAGAACGACATGACGGTGGCGTACATGACGAGCGGCAACATCGCCGTCTTCGACCACGACGTGCGTCGGTACATGGACTTTCTGTTGCGACTCGACAGCGAGCGCATTGGTGACGGCACCGCCGTACGGCAGTTGGCCGACACGGTGCACGCCTTCCTGCAGCGCAAGCAGGCGGGTGATGTGGACATTCCTGAAGTGCAGGATATGAAGCGCATCATTCGCGAGTCGGAAGCCGTGAGCGGCATTGAGGTCATGGGACTTGGCAAGGAGCATGCCCGGTTCCTGAACCTGCCCTTCTATCAAACCGGGAAGGTTCGCAAGGATCCCATTGGACCGGCTGACGTGGCCATCGTGGCGGAGCTGCTGCGGGAGCTGCAGCCTGACCTGATCTTTGTGGCTGGTGACCTCTCGGATCCCCATGGTACGCACCGCATGTGCAAAGAAGCGATTGATCGGGCTGTGGCAGAGGTGTACACGGGCGCACACGCCGCCAAGCGTCCGGAGATCTGGCTGTACCGCGGGGCGTGGCAGGAGTGGCCGATAACCGAAGCCACTGTGCTGGTGCCCCTCTCGCAGGA